The stretch of DNA AATCTGTTGCAGCACGGGCGAGGCGCGCCAGTCCTGGGGCTGTCCGCTGGCCAGCCAGTCTTCGTAGGCCACGACCGAATCAAACGCGGTGCTGACCGGACCGGTTCGGCGGGTATCGCGGTACAGAGACTCGATATTTTTGAGCGAGTAGCGCGGCTCACCAACCCGCAGGCCCTGGCGGATAACCGTATACAGATCGACGAACACGTTGTGTCGCAGCAGCTCATCGACCTCGGTCTCACGGGTTCCGTAGCGGCCCATCAGGCGGCGCACCACAGCGACTTCATAGTTGGCGTAATGGTAGATGTGCAGCGCCGGGTCAGCCTGCCAGCGGGCGAACACCCAATCGACAAAGCCCTCAAAGGCCCGCTTTTCCTGAGCGGCGTCGTGAGCCCACCAGTCGACAAAGCGGGGGACGCCGTGTTCGAGGCAGGTCACCCCGAACAGGTATTCCAGCCCGCCCTTCATCAGCGGATAGCCCTCACGCGGAGACTCGGGTGGCAGCAGGGCCAGGCCCTTACGCGGATCGTCCGGCGCGGGTTCCACGATTTGATATGCTGGTCTGTCGGTCCCGGCAGACGCAAGCTGGAGTCGGGCCTGATCCCGTAGCCGGACAAACACCGCGTCATCCAGGCGCGCCACGTGCTGACGCTCGGTTTCGGCCAGGCCGCGCAGCGTCTGGACACCTGCGGCGTGCAACTTCTCGACCTGGGTCTGGCTGATGTTGGCCACCCGGCACAGGTGATCGCTCGATTCGAGCAGCGCTTCGGCGTGCGACTGCCAGCGGCCGTTCTCGTCCCAGGGGTTAGGCAGCGGAGGACTATCGAGGTCAAAGCCATCCAGGAAGGCGACAAAGGCGCTTTTCAGCGACCGGTAGTAATAGATGTAGTCGGCCGTCCGAAACGTGTGCGCCCGGCCGTCGCCCGTCACACAGTGCAGCTGCTCGGGACACCGCCCCTGGACCGCTTCGAGCAGGTCGGCATACGCGCACAGCTGGATCACAAACTCGGGCCGTACCGTCCGCGCCAGCTTGGTCTCCCACGGCTCGTAGACGTAGTCGCCCAGCCGTGACGGCGCTGCAACCCGGATCAGGAAATCGGCTTCGCCAAGCCGATCAGCCTCGTCCAGCAGGCCGTGGAAAATCACCTCGTGCCCCGCCTGCATGGCGCTGCGGGTGAGCGCCGCGCGATCCCCGCCGGACGGGACGCGATAGACGTGGCGGCCCTGGTCTCGGAGCTGCTTGAGGAAGGCCTGCTCGTGACGGCGACCGTGTCGGCCCAGGCTCAGCTGCTGGGCCGACTCCGCATCCGGCTGAGCGGCCTCGGGGTCGTCGAGGCACCTGCGCGTCATCCACGTCGCAAAGGGCGAACTCAGAAATTCGAGCAGGTCGGAAGGGGTGTACAGATACCGATGCGTAGCCTTGCGCATGAGCGGTAGTCCTGACGCACTTATTCCAGGACGACTCCCCGAAAGGACGAGCCAAAGCTCACTCCGGTCACGTGGGGCTGGGCGGCCAGCAGGGATTGGACGGAATGGCGGGCGTGAAACTCCTGGCGGATAGCGCTGAAGTCGGCGTCGGCCCCGCCGCCCTCGCGGAGTTCGGGCAGGATATGGTCGAGCTGGTGCAACAAGACCCGGACCTGTTGGCGGTTATGGACCGACCAGACCACTTCCTGGCCGACCCCGACCTTGAGGCTGTCGTTCAGAAACAGCAGCGGAAACCCCTCCTGCTGGGCCAGATTGTGGAGCAGATGGTAGTCGTCGGCCTGGCGCGGATTCAGATAGGCAATGCCTTCGAGCAGGGACTCGGCGTCGGTCGCAATCCGCACCGCCACGGCAACCAGCCACACCCCTTCCCGGCCCTGATAGCCGACGAGACGCACGGTGATCGGCAGCCCTTCACGGCGGAAGGAGAACAGCTCGCGCACCCGCATGGCCAGCCCGGTTTTGCGCCGCCCGGTCAGGCCGACCAGGA from Desulfurellaceae bacterium encodes:
- a CDS encoding TM0106 family RecB-like putative nuclease; amino-acid sequence: MRKATHRYLYTPSDLLEFLSSPFATWMTRRCLDDPEAAQPDAESAQQLSLGRHGRRHEQAFLKQLRDQGRHVYRVPSGGDRAALTRSAMQAGHEVIFHGLLDEADRLGEADFLIRVAAPSRLGDYVYEPWETKLARTVRPEFVIQLCAYADLLEAVQGRCPEQLHCVTGDGRAHTFRTADYIYYYRSLKSAFVAFLDGFDLDSPPLPNPWDENGRWQSHAEALLESSDHLCRVANISQTQVEKLHAAGVQTLRGLAETERQHVARLDDAVFVRLRDQARLQLASAGTDRPAYQIVEPAPDDPRKGLALLPPESPREGYPLMKGGLEYLFGVTCLEHGVPRFVDWWAHDAAQEKRAFEGFVDWVFARWQADPALHIYHYANYEVAVVRRLMGRYGTRETEVDELLRHNVFVDLYTVIRQGLRVGEPRYSLKNIESLYRDTRRTGPVSTAFDSVVAYEDWLASGQPQDWRASPVLQQI